In a genomic window of Siphonobacter curvatus:
- a CDS encoding pectinesterase family protein → MNRYLLIIFLVPLSLSGWCQRRVITVAQDGSGDFRRLQEALTSVPRPNKEPVTIRIKKGIYKEKLLLDSTQHHVTLIGENAQTTILTFDDYNGKISPSGKPFRTFDSSSFTVKANDFRAENLSFANSSGPVGQAVAVFVPGDRVVFINCRFLGFQDTLYLGMPGQYGRQYYQNCYIEGTIDFIFGSATAVFDHCTIHSKQNGPYVTAASTSEGKPYGLVFLHCELTGDDLAGTVYLGRPWRDYAKTTFLSCKLGKHIRAEGWHDWDKPQARQTVVYAEYASKGPGANPKRRVAWARQLSKAEAKTYQIPAILAGEDHWNPLTTDKR, encoded by the coding sequence ATGAACCGCTATTTACTGATTATTTTTCTGGTACCATTAAGTCTGTCAGGCTGGTGCCAACGTCGAGTGATTACCGTGGCTCAGGACGGGAGTGGCGACTTTCGACGTCTACAGGAAGCCCTTACTTCCGTACCCAGACCTAATAAAGAACCCGTAACCATTCGAATTAAAAAAGGCATATATAAGGAAAAACTACTGCTGGATTCAACCCAGCATCACGTAACCCTGATCGGCGAAAATGCCCAAACCACGATTTTAACGTTCGATGATTACAACGGAAAAATCAGCCCTTCAGGGAAACCCTTCCGAACCTTCGATTCGAGTAGTTTTACAGTGAAAGCCAACGATTTTCGGGCCGAGAATCTCAGTTTTGCCAACAGCTCCGGCCCCGTAGGTCAGGCCGTGGCGGTATTCGTTCCCGGTGATCGGGTGGTATTTATCAACTGCCGTTTTCTGGGTTTTCAGGACACGTTGTATCTGGGTATGCCGGGTCAGTACGGACGGCAGTATTACCAGAACTGTTACATCGAGGGTACCATCGATTTCATTTTTGGTTCGGCGACGGCGGTGTTTGATCACTGTACCATTCACAGCAAACAAAACGGGCCTTATGTCACAGCGGCCTCTACGTCGGAAGGTAAACCCTATGGCTTGGTATTTCTGCATTGCGAACTCACGGGTGATGATCTGGCGGGTACCGTCTACCTGGGAAGGCCCTGGCGGGATTACGCGAAAACGACTTTTCTGTCCTGCAAATTAGGGAAACACATTCGGGCAGAAGGCTGGCACGATTGGGATAAACCGCAGGCCCGGCAGACGGTCGTTTACGCTGAGTACGCTTCCAAAGGACCGGGAGCCAATCCGAAACGTCGCGTTGCCTGGGCCAGGCAGCTTTCGAAAGCAGAAGCCAAAACCTATCAGATTCCAGCGATTCTGGCGGGTGAGGATCATTGGAATCCCTTAACCACCGATAAACGATGA
- a CDS encoding alpha/beta hydrolase, which produces MSRYLLLLLSNLFVGTSWAQLGPTGGRDTSFSIAGSFTKEVKYHPELQLAHPDLPANVRKTAAQTYKRIPAGRELQLDVFQPTSRKLRPAILMIHGGGWRSGDRSHNYTLAGQLAARGYVTVTADYRLSTEALYPAAVHDLKAAISWIRRNAKNYAIDPRKLAVLGFSAGGQLAALIGTTNGNPAFDASGSADSSNVQAIIDLDGILAFIHPESGEGDDSKSTSAATYWFGYSKTAKPELWKQGSALTHVGAATPPTLFLNSSVARMHAGRDDFIAVLNQHGIYSEVHTFENAPHTFLFFEPWFTPTLAYIDGFLRRVFSSSN; this is translated from the coding sequence ATGAGCCGGTATCTTTTGCTTCTGCTGAGTAATCTTTTCGTTGGAACGAGCTGGGCTCAGTTGGGTCCTACGGGTGGTCGAGATACCAGCTTTAGTATCGCAGGTTCTTTTACCAAAGAGGTGAAATACCATCCTGAGCTACAACTAGCTCATCCAGATTTGCCAGCAAACGTTCGAAAAACGGCCGCTCAGACGTACAAACGTATCCCTGCAGGGCGGGAACTGCAACTTGATGTATTTCAGCCCACTTCCAGGAAGCTCCGACCAGCTATTCTGATGATTCACGGGGGTGGCTGGCGGTCGGGCGACCGTTCGCATAACTATACCCTGGCCGGACAACTGGCTGCTCGGGGGTACGTAACCGTAACGGCCGACTACCGTTTATCGACCGAAGCTTTGTATCCTGCCGCCGTTCATGATTTGAAAGCGGCAATAAGCTGGATTCGCCGCAACGCCAAAAACTACGCGATTGATCCACGTAAACTTGCCGTACTCGGTTTTTCGGCGGGTGGGCAACTGGCAGCGTTGATCGGCACTACCAATGGTAACCCTGCATTTGATGCCTCGGGCTCTGCGGATTCCAGTAACGTTCAGGCCATTATCGACCTGGATGGAATTCTGGCCTTCATTCATCCGGAATCGGGCGAAGGAGATGATTCGAAATCTACCTCGGCGGCTACGTACTGGTTTGGCTATTCGAAAACGGCAAAACCGGAGTTATGGAAACAGGGGTCGGCGTTAACACATGTGGGGGCTGCAACCCCGCCGACACTCTTTTTGAATAGTTCAGTAGCCCGAATGCACGCCGGACGAGATGACTTTATCGCCGTTCTCAACCAGCACGGCATTTACTCCGAGGTACATACGTTTGAAAATGCCCCCCATACTTTTCTGTTTTTTGAACCCTGGTTTACGCCAACGCTGGCTTACATAGATGGCTTTCTGCGACGGGTATTTTCCTCTTCCAACTAA
- a CDS encoding pectinesterase family protein, whose product MKRILIFVFLYLLAYVSQAQTVTYPSSFTVALDGSGDFKTIQEAVNSFRDHSQVRVKLFVKNGIYTEKLVIPSWKPNIHILGESKEGVIITGDDFSGKAYPGGKDATGKDKFSTYTSYTVLVDAPDIILENLTIRNTAGRVGQAVALHVEGDRFICRNCVLLGNQDTLFAAREGSRQYYLNCQIEGTTDFIFGKCIAVFQNCTIKSLSDSYITAAATPAYQTYGFTFLDCNLTADPSATKVYLGRPWRPQAKTIFIRTEMGVHILPVGWDNWRNPENEQTVLYAEFQSRGPGARTTERAKWSKQLTAAQAKTYTVERILAGGDGWKPR is encoded by the coding sequence ATGAAACGAATTCTGATTTTTGTCTTTTTGTACCTGCTAGCGTACGTAAGTCAGGCTCAAACCGTAACCTACCCAAGCTCCTTTACCGTAGCTCTCGACGGCAGTGGAGATTTTAAAACCATTCAGGAGGCCGTCAATTCCTTTCGCGATCATTCACAGGTACGGGTTAAGTTATTCGTTAAAAATGGTATTTATACCGAAAAACTCGTCATTCCTTCCTGGAAACCGAATATTCACATTCTGGGAGAAAGTAAAGAAGGGGTGATTATTACGGGCGATGATTTCTCGGGTAAAGCGTATCCAGGTGGTAAAGACGCCACGGGCAAGGACAAATTCAGTACCTATACTTCCTATACGGTGCTGGTGGATGCTCCGGATATTATTCTGGAAAATCTCACGATTCGTAATACCGCTGGTCGGGTAGGACAGGCCGTGGCTTTGCACGTAGAGGGTGATCGGTTTATCTGCCGGAATTGCGTGTTACTGGGGAATCAGGATACGTTGTTTGCCGCTCGGGAAGGGAGCCGCCAGTATTATCTGAATTGTCAGATTGAGGGAACGACGGATTTCATTTTTGGCAAGTGCATTGCCGTTTTCCAGAACTGTACGATCAAAAGTCTCTCGGATTCGTATATCACTGCCGCTGCTACGCCAGCCTATCAGACGTACGGTTTTACGTTTTTGGATTGCAACTTAACCGCCGACCCGTCGGCTACGAAAGTATACCTGGGTCGTCCCTGGCGACCGCAGGCGAAGACGATCTTTATCCGTACGGAAATGGGAGTCCATATCTTGCCCGTGGGTTGGGATAACTGGCGAAACCCGGAAAACGAGCAAACGGTGCTGTACGCTGAATTTCAGAGTCGGGGACCGGGAGCCCGAACCACAGAACGGGCGAAATGGTCGAAACAGTTAACGGCGGCTCAGGCAAAGACTTACACGGTGGAACGGATCCTGGCGGGCGGGGATGGGTGGAAACCCCGATGA
- a CDS encoding glycoside hydrolase family 28 protein, whose protein sequence is MLRIPFLLRLASLGLLLPPFFTQAQQTYSWENLPVIDQPRFRADTFLVTSYGAKGDGLTLNTKAINQAITECSQKGGGVVVIPAGLWMSGPIILKSNVNLHLKKAATLLFSPDKSQYALVEGFYEGKAAARNQSPISGTDLENVALTGQGIVDGNGDVWRAVHQRQLTDTQWKEKVASGGVLSDDQKTWYPSIAFKMASKQNKSMLLTPDKSLAEFADMKDFLRPNLVVLLRCKKVLLEGLTFQNSPAWCLHPLLCQHLTLRKLTVKNPEYAHNGDGMDIESCKNFLVEDCSLDVGDDAICIKSGKDEEGRKRGVPTENGIIRNNVVYNGHGGFVVGSEMSGGARYLFVSNCTFMGTDKGLRFKSVRGRGGVVEHIYARNIFMKDIAQEAIFFDMYYFVKFATDSPRDERPVVNEGTPVFRNMVFENVVCQGAKKGVFVRGLPEMPIQQVRMKNLVLETERGVELIDTRGISLEQVELVTATSEPLVFIENSQQLTFNSVEYAGKMPILFSVNGERSQDIRVQKTDFQTNQTVFANGAKASALK, encoded by the coding sequence ATGTTGCGAATCCCTTTTTTACTCCGGTTAGCCAGTTTAGGTTTATTACTACCGCCTTTCTTCACTCAGGCTCAGCAAACCTACAGTTGGGAAAACCTACCCGTGATCGACCAGCCCCGCTTTCGGGCCGATACCTTTCTGGTTACTTCCTACGGAGCCAAAGGCGATGGCCTGACACTGAATACGAAAGCCATCAATCAAGCCATTACCGAGTGTAGTCAGAAAGGCGGCGGGGTTGTCGTAATTCCAGCGGGTTTGTGGATGAGTGGTCCGATCATTCTGAAAAGCAACGTCAATCTACACCTGAAAAAAGCCGCGACCCTGCTTTTCTCGCCCGATAAATCCCAATACGCTTTAGTCGAAGGTTTTTACGAAGGCAAAGCCGCTGCCCGTAACCAGTCGCCCATCTCCGGTACGGATCTGGAAAATGTGGCGTTGACTGGTCAGGGTATCGTAGATGGCAACGGCGATGTCTGGCGAGCCGTGCACCAGCGTCAGCTGACCGACACGCAGTGGAAGGAAAAAGTGGCTTCGGGCGGCGTTTTGAGCGATGATCAGAAGACCTGGTATCCAAGTATCGCTTTTAAAATGGCCAGTAAGCAAAACAAAAGCATGTTGCTAACGCCGGATAAGTCTCTTGCCGAGTTTGCCGACATGAAGGATTTTCTACGTCCCAATCTGGTGGTGCTATTGCGATGCAAAAAAGTATTACTTGAAGGGCTAACCTTCCAGAATTCTCCGGCCTGGTGCCTACATCCGCTCCTTTGCCAACACCTGACGCTCCGTAAGTTGACCGTTAAAAATCCGGAATATGCCCATAATGGCGACGGTATGGACATTGAATCCTGCAAAAACTTTCTGGTGGAAGATTGCTCGCTCGATGTAGGTGATGACGCCATTTGCATTAAATCGGGCAAAGACGAAGAAGGCCGTAAACGCGGTGTTCCAACCGAAAACGGGATTATCCGCAACAATGTCGTTTATAATGGTCATGGCGGTTTTGTGGTAGGCAGTGAAATGAGCGGCGGAGCCCGGTATCTGTTTGTCTCTAACTGTACCTTCATGGGAACGGATAAAGGCCTGCGGTTCAAATCCGTACGGGGGCGGGGCGGCGTGGTTGAACATATCTACGCCCGTAATATTTTTATGAAGGACATTGCCCAGGAGGCCATCTTCTTTGACATGTACTACTTCGTGAAATTCGCGACCGACAGCCCCCGCGACGAGCGGCCCGTTGTCAATGAAGGTACGCCCGTTTTTAGAAACATGGTCTTTGAAAATGTCGTGTGTCAGGGAGCTAAAAAGGGCGTTTTCGTGCGGGGATTGCCCGAAATGCCCATTCAGCAGGTACGTATGAAAAACCTGGTACTGGAAACCGAACGGGGCGTTGAACTCATTGATACTCGCGGAATTAGCCTCGAACAGGTGGAACTGGTTACGGCCACCAGTGAGCCGCTCGTTTTCATTGAAAATAGTCAACAACTTACTTTTAATTCGGTAGAATACGCGGGCAAAATGCCCATTCTATTTTCGGTAAATGGTGAACGCAGTCAAGATATCCGCGTACAAAAAACGGACTTTCAAACGAACCAAACTGTCTTTGCCAACGGAGCGAAGGCTTCTGCGTTAAAGTAG
- a CDS encoding SusC/RagA family TonB-linked outer membrane protein translates to MNKLLPTRRRLYEYLLACTIGFFLLLGLTVQAQTSRTLTGTVTDETGATLPGVSILRKGSQQGTTTNEEGKYRLTFSEEAATLIFSYVGYTPQEVAVGAGSVLDVVLKADSKALSEVVVVGYGTQKKAEVATAVGSIEGKTIADRGTVSPLQGAQGQIAGVDISAGSGRAGASYSVQIRGQNSLAGGQPLYVVDGVIVPDINFLNPQDIAKMDVLKDAASTAIYGSRGSNGVILVTTKGGSSAKGRTTISYDGYVGIREVARMPHFMSGPEWWEYRQNTFISPELIAGRTNYDNTIGSLGNPVVQQRVANGDYTNWRDLVLRTGTQMNHWLTISGASEKNTVQYLIGAGYQKEKGNLLQEGLDRYNFKASVDGRMNDHWSAGMSVNFSLSDIERGSDDAVRNAFNMAPIFSPYDANGNLMFRPGQIPVPNSTTISSFTSTVNPLLEIPNTENNTRRLFGVGNLYLQYALNDWLELRSTFSPSVNFERNGRYWGSLTGVGDGLLPDAQRSNAQSLSYIFDNIATIRKNFGDHRFTFTGLFSMQKDRFEGDGLRVNDLPFNSSYYNLGSSTNRQSGTSYFRQVSILSYMARVNYVFKDRYFATLATRWDGSSKLAEGHKWSTFPSLAVGWQLSEENFLKSANFISDLKLRVSAGIAGNNNNISAYESQMNLSDPTFYDYGGTVALGYGPSRLPNPGLTWERTRELDFGLDYGFFNGRISGTLDVYNKLSRGILMNRDIPIETGWSSIKDNVGSVRNKGIEFSLRTVNVSTKNFTWSTSFNFARNKNEIVDLLDKKEDLVGNWWFIGRPINVNYTYVFDGIWQESERELAVKYGQLPGQARVKDLNNDGKISSADDRAIIGQKDPKWTGGFSTQFTYKNFDLSASMFARQGAQVYSAFHSIFLNYSDRGTNKIYEDYYMTDNKVTPSRVSNTYPMPNNIGPYWTGVSGVGYYKDVSFVKVQNIVLGYTLPTTLVDKIGVKSLRVYANVLNPFVWTKYNGFDPEYASGIDPTTTSNVSNTTTGNINNTGPSTITYQFGLNLKF, encoded by the coding sequence ATGAACAAACTCCTACCTACTCGCCGCAGGTTGTACGAATACCTGCTGGCTTGCACCATTGGTTTTTTCTTGTTGCTCGGCCTGACCGTTCAGGCTCAGACATCCAGGACCCTCACGGGTACCGTCACGGATGAAACGGGAGCCACCTTACCCGGCGTGAGCATTCTTCGAAAAGGCTCGCAGCAGGGAACGACTACCAACGAAGAGGGAAAGTATCGACTTACCTTTAGTGAAGAAGCAGCTACCCTCATTTTTTCTTACGTAGGCTATACACCGCAGGAAGTTGCTGTAGGAGCCGGATCGGTGTTGGACGTCGTATTAAAAGCCGATTCTAAAGCTCTTTCGGAAGTGGTCGTTGTGGGTTACGGCACCCAGAAAAAAGCGGAGGTAGCCACCGCTGTGGGCAGTATTGAAGGGAAAACCATTGCCGATCGAGGTACAGTAAGTCCGTTACAGGGGGCTCAGGGTCAGATTGCCGGGGTGGATATTTCCGCCGGATCGGGTCGGGCCGGAGCGAGTTATTCCGTGCAGATTCGGGGTCAGAACTCTTTGGCGGGTGGTCAGCCGCTGTACGTAGTTGATGGCGTTATTGTTCCCGATATCAACTTTCTCAACCCGCAGGACATTGCCAAAATGGACGTATTGAAAGACGCCGCCTCAACGGCTATCTACGGTTCACGGGGTTCTAACGGGGTAATTCTGGTGACGACCAAGGGCGGTTCAAGTGCCAAAGGTCGGACGACGATTTCCTATGACGGTTACGTGGGGATTCGGGAAGTGGCCCGGATGCCACACTTCATGAGCGGTCCCGAATGGTGGGAATATCGGCAAAACACCTTTATTTCTCCCGAACTCATTGCCGGACGTACCAACTATGACAACACCATCGGTAGCCTGGGAAACCCAGTGGTACAACAACGCGTAGCCAATGGAGATTATACTAACTGGCGAGATTTAGTTCTGCGGACGGGTACGCAAATGAACCATTGGCTAACCATTTCGGGAGCGAGTGAAAAGAATACAGTACAATATTTGATTGGTGCGGGTTATCAGAAAGAGAAAGGTAACCTTTTGCAGGAAGGCCTGGATCGCTACAACTTCAAAGCCAGCGTGGATGGTCGGATGAATGACCACTGGTCGGCCGGCATGAGCGTGAACTTCTCGCTTTCTGACATTGAGCGGGGTAGCGATGATGCCGTCCGGAATGCCTTCAACATGGCTCCGATCTTCAGCCCCTACGATGCAAATGGTAATCTGATGTTCCGGCCCGGACAGATTCCAGTACCCAATTCCACGACCATTTCGAGCTTTACCAGTACAGTAAACCCTTTGCTGGAAATTCCGAATACAGAGAATAATACCCGCCGCTTGTTCGGAGTTGGAAATCTTTACTTGCAGTATGCGTTGAATGACTGGCTGGAATTACGTTCGACGTTTTCGCCGAGTGTAAATTTTGAGCGGAACGGTCGGTACTGGGGATCCCTGACCGGCGTAGGTGATGGTCTTTTACCCGATGCTCAGCGTTCCAACGCCCAGTCGCTTTCCTACATCTTCGACAACATTGCGACCATCCGTAAAAATTTTGGTGATCACCGCTTTACGTTCACGGGTCTGTTCAGTATGCAGAAGGACCGCTTCGAAGGCGATGGACTACGAGTGAATGATCTGCCCTTTAACTCTTCGTACTACAACCTGGGTTCTTCCACGAATCGTCAGTCGGGCACGAGTTACTTCCGGCAGGTGTCGATTCTTTCCTACATGGCCCGTGTGAATTACGTCTTCAAAGATCGCTACTTCGCGACGCTGGCTACCCGTTGGGATGGTTCCTCCAAGCTGGCTGAAGGGCACAAGTGGTCTACGTTCCCTTCACTAGCGGTGGGCTGGCAGTTGTCGGAAGAAAACTTCCTGAAATCAGCCAACTTCATTTCGGATTTGAAACTCCGCGTGAGTGCCGGTATTGCGGGAAACAACAACAATATTAGTGCGTACGAAAGCCAGATGAATCTGAGCGACCCTACCTTCTACGATTACGGCGGAACGGTTGCTCTGGGTTACGGTCCCAGCCGACTGCCCAACCCGGGCCTGACTTGGGAGCGTACCCGCGAGTTGGATTTTGGTCTGGACTACGGATTCTTTAATGGTCGGATTTCCGGTACGTTGGATGTCTACAACAAGCTTTCACGAGGTATTTTGATGAATCGTGATATTCCCATCGAAACGGGCTGGTCCTCAATTAAAGATAACGTAGGATCGGTACGGAATAAAGGCATCGAGTTCTCGTTACGGACCGTGAACGTCTCGACGAAAAACTTTACCTGGTCAACTTCCTTCAATTTCGCCCGGAACAAAAACGAGATTGTGGATCTGCTTGACAAGAAAGAAGATCTGGTAGGGAACTGGTGGTTTATCGGCCGACCCATCAACGTAAATTACACCTACGTGTTTGACGGCATCTGGCAGGAGAGCGAACGCGAACTGGCCGTTAAGTATGGCCAGTTACCGGGTCAGGCTCGCGTCAAGGATTTGAATAACGACGGCAAGATTAGTAGTGCGGACGACCGGGCCATCATTGGTCAGAAAGATCCCAAATGGACCGGAGGCTTTTCGACGCAGTTTACGTATAAAAACTTTGATCTGTCGGCCTCGATGTTTGCCCGCCAGGGAGCCCAGGTATACAGTGCCTTCCACAGCATTTTCCTGAACTACTCCGATCGGGGTACGAACAAAATTTACGAAGACTACTACATGACCGATAATAAGGTGACGCCTTCCCGGGTGTCCAATACTTATCCCATGCCGAATAACATCGGCCCCTACTGGACGGGCGTATCCGGCGTCGGCTATTACAAAGATGTATCCTTTGTGAAAGTTCAGAATATCGTATTAGGCTACACGTTACCGACAACGCTGGTGGATAAAATCGGTGTTAAGAGCCTTCGGGTGTACGCCAACGTGCTGAATCCCTTCGTCTGGACGAAGTACAACGGCTTTGATCCTGAATACGCCAGCGGTATTGATCCGACCACGACCTCCAACGTGTCGAATACCACCACGGGCAATATTAATAACACGGGTCCGAGCACCATTACGTATCAATTTGGTCTGAACCTCAAATTTTAA
- a CDS encoding RagB/SusD family nutrient uptake outer membrane protein, protein MKSIKVAALLIGLMLTAGGCNDFLKEENKSNMVSDEYYATSEGYEKLINAAYSSMRSVYSQPWVFCAGTDMYVEGRSQQPVGLSEYQNLIPDDSEVLNFYTNVYQSIQVCNTALYFNDKTASTSTLENRKGEIQFLRAYDYFLLVQTFGGVALVTDRFTQPVESFSRASAQEVYAFIIKEMTEALELVPETTPNFGRVTKRAVRHMLAKIHLTRGYESFGTADDFKTAATYADAAIQGQGLTLSFEDVFFPGNEKNAEILFSIQWDAASLPTANSGGNTQAAYFGPYFGGQGGVEGYPYRTYTLCPTMYTFDLFTETDARFDATFMIQFYQRYYDYYTRRTERNQLNVKYYYPPKWANSPAAIAAWKAADPTRRNNAVVYPYSGTLWEASRTVVLDNYTPSVKKFDDPSAQFGSNTSTRDLFVARLGETYLLAAEAYFKMGNLALAADRINVVRKRAAKSGAETSMQIQSSDVTLDFILDERGRELVGEYHRWFDLKRTGTLMTRARMYNKDVRKWFDNGINPFMGAGNQPKLLRPIPTRALDLNQGAFAQNPGY, encoded by the coding sequence ATGAAATCCATAAAAGTAGCCGCCCTCCTGATTGGTCTGATGCTGACGGCTGGCGGGTGTAATGATTTTCTGAAGGAAGAAAATAAATCGAATATGGTGTCCGACGAGTACTACGCTACTTCGGAAGGATACGAAAAACTCATCAATGCGGCATACTCGTCCATGCGATCGGTGTACAGTCAGCCCTGGGTATTCTGTGCGGGAACGGATATGTACGTGGAAGGCCGCAGCCAGCAGCCCGTGGGCCTGAGCGAATACCAGAACCTGATTCCGGATGATTCGGAAGTACTGAACTTTTACACCAACGTTTACCAGTCCATTCAGGTTTGTAATACGGCCCTGTACTTCAACGATAAAACGGCTTCAACGTCAACGCTGGAGAACCGCAAGGGAGAAATTCAGTTTCTGCGGGCTTACGACTACTTTCTGCTCGTGCAAACCTTTGGGGGTGTAGCTCTGGTGACGGACCGTTTTACGCAACCCGTGGAATCATTCTCACGGGCCTCGGCTCAGGAGGTGTACGCCTTTATCATCAAGGAAATGACCGAAGCCCTGGAACTGGTTCCTGAAACGACGCCCAATTTTGGTCGCGTTACCAAGCGGGCCGTTCGGCACATGCTGGCTAAAATTCACCTGACGCGGGGCTACGAAAGCTTCGGAACGGCAGACGATTTTAAAACGGCGGCGACCTACGCGGATGCGGCCATTCAGGGTCAGGGACTGACGCTTTCCTTTGAAGACGTATTCTTCCCCGGCAATGAAAAGAATGCCGAAATTCTATTCTCCATTCAATGGGATGCCGCTTCGCTGCCCACGGCCAACTCGGGCGGTAATACGCAGGCGGCCTACTTTGGACCGTACTTCGGCGGTCAGGGTGGGGTAGAGGGCTATCCGTATCGGACCTATACCTTATGCCCAACGATGTATACGTTCGATCTGTTTACGGAGACGGATGCTCGGTTCGACGCCACGTTCATGATTCAGTTCTACCAGCGGTATTACGATTATTATACGCGTCGAACGGAACGTAATCAGTTGAACGTGAAATATTATTATCCGCCTAAGTGGGCTAACAGCCCGGCAGCCATTGCGGCTTGGAAAGCTGCCGACCCTACTCGCCGGAACAACGCCGTGGTGTATCCTTATTCAGGAACGCTCTGGGAGGCCAGCCGCACGGTCGTACTGGATAATTACACGCCTTCCGTGAAAAAATTCGACGATCCCTCGGCCCAGTTTGGTAGCAATACCAGCACGCGGGATCTGTTCGTGGCCCGTCTCGGAGAAACGTACCTGCTGGCTGCGGAAGCGTACTTTAAAATGGGTAATCTGGCTCTGGCCGCGGACCGCATCAACGTAGTACGCAAGCGGGCCGCTAAATCAGGAGCTGAAACCAGTATGCAAATTCAGTCTTCGGACGTAACCCTTGATTTTATTCTGGATGAACGGGGTCGTGAGCTGGTGGGTGAGTACCACCGTTGGTTCGATCTGAAACGGACGGGTACCCTCATGACCCGGGCCCGGATGTACAACAAGGACGTGCGGAAGTGGTTTGATAACGGCATCAATCCGTTTATGGGGGCTGGCAATCAACCGAAACTGCTGCGACCCATTCCGACACGGGCTCTGGATCTAAACCAAGGAGCATTTGCTCAGAATCCGGGATACTAA